Proteins co-encoded in one Methylomonas albis genomic window:
- a CDS encoding Ig-like domain-containing protein — MKTQFVKAFYTWVLMLGLAMTGESALANVLDENCIVNILNRTVQVSKDGGWSMPNVPSQMGRVRARATCTILGDTFSGESDYFNVVQNSVVNVPDIKFDNIDPIPVSLKVTEPAVETLSSQGAIAQLKVAATYRDGTVKDVTASGNGTNYTSSNPAIVSVNTDGLVTAVSSGSVLITARKDEVVAFKRINVVTTGDADNDGLPDDFEIANGLNPNDPLDALEDPDNDGLTTKQEYQAGTNFKVADSDGDGLIDGVEVSGSKGYVTDPLKADTDGDGVNDNDEILAGYNPTDKSDGGGRSFVELVIAPANPTMTFNTVYNEANLQVKVSGKRSDGSLVDLTAKSSGTSYSSSNLSVVSFGGKDGLLFAGQSGTANLTVRNSGLEKTVTVTIGTFNPTALASISIPGYANNVDVAGDYAYVAAGSKGLQIVNVSNRSAPSIVGSLDTAGTAIDVRVVGNVVYLADGDHGLQVIDVTDPTAPSLIASYETAGIAQDVKIDNQFAYIADGNNGLEIVDVRKPNQPLFAGALNGLGEAKGVDVQGNSVVVVAGSSLHVIDITDKANPVKKGSLGIGPVQDVTLKDGYAYVAAYSSGWKVVDIRDATNPVAVAGNANFVPRDIELTDGFAFAAEQLFPNVTAYVNIEDPENAVFQGTIDLSGLGDYAGTGIALDSNYVYVTEESYVVSQDYGSNGTTRLFIAQYRLTEDKGGVAPTIEITEPPQDTVVVEGKKVTITANADDDIGVKSVSFLVNGQVVYTDTSRPYQYPVTVPFGTVGSTISITARAADFGGNQETTPVLTLTVQADTDRDGLSDEQEAIFGSNPANPDTDGDGINDGDEVDMHTSPIDTDSDDDGIVDGVELQKGTDPLNPDVTPPTVSSTSPANETTDIPENNPIIVSFGEALQAKSINTDSISVYKGLLEGAAKVAGRVRLSSDGLQLIFTPSDILDDYTEYKVVVDGVRDRAGNPIATAYTFHYKTGNTVDTTPPTVLGVDPNSNSTNVPVNVVIAVRFSEPVHADSVNDQSVTVYDDVTGQPVLGVVTLSGDGQSATFVPNRALAVGRQHHIYMTNVIKDLFGNPLSSGYYYFTTSFDKDATGPKITGYSVDAVQSGVPTNAVLQVQFDEPVSGLSLGGVELRKSGETIATTRELSGDRKTLSLKLQQPLLANTAYSLHVEGVEDLSGNVLAAPGDRSFTTGAGADLQSTSVLQYSPANNATGVGLNAGIVVSFAERINPLSINGDSIRLYDTVTGQYPAVTSAMSSDGKTLTLTPTAALVANRQYYVYVSYYDYVYDQGGNRISYTSWYFKTGTATDLEAPLVSGSNLVDGATGIAVNSKLRFVLDEAVSPYSVAGSVHLRVNGVDVAGTAVLGSDNRTITFTPSSALAVNTEYSVVLDGLYDYIGNKLAPVTSHFTTAATATADTAGATVTITPASGASGISVNTPISFTFSEAIDPTTLDSGITVNASGYSGELAGTFARNGNVVTFSPLSPLPGNTTIYVYVNGVLDLAGNSNSYRSQSFTTGVGGDTTAPQLLSITPNDGALDVYGNNPIVLSFSESLNQSTVNSNSVGLFVNGSIVRPSISFSGDSRTVTLNYNLPASSVVTVLLTNDIKDLSGNRLADTAKVFATTATSDTTRPSIATALPGNGAYNVLSKNKVVLYSNEPLKGSSLQSALHVSQNGVLVNGTVQLIGDGRTLVYTPAQPWVKEAYIEVFLDSTAQDQSGNALNSFHSQFRIEEDPAQKAPYVVNLNFNYYYYYNNYNPNLPLNPVIDLQFNEALDPSTVNSSTLVLRDGYYGNEVPVTVSLLKGSRVVRLQPTDPLTANQYYYVGIRSGLKDAGGTTTEQASDYNWSFRTGDAEDGIAPKVTALSPADAATNVGINNRISIRFDEAVSPISFLGDDVDLPLAQVPNSDARYYSLSFSDNNRQVTYVPHEPWPADSDVTVTVDQAEDYAGHLVTPLSHTFHTANGPDTTAPTIEEWSFVSGATNVPVNAIFEVRLSEQVDPVSVNDSSFYLYDNVKGQKVAASHSVGADGRTLTLVPDQALAVGRSYYLYVYPVQDMNGNNVYGYRNFTTALAVDNAAPQVSGYSIDADQMGVPTNVQLQVQFDEPVSGLSLGGVELRKSGETIATTRELSGDRKTLSLKLQQPLLANTAYSLHVEGVEDLSGNVLAAPGDRSFTTGAGADLQSTSVLQYSPANNATGVGLNAGIVVSFAERINPLSINGDSIRLYDTVTGQYPAVTSAMSSDGKTLTLTPTAALVANRQYYVYVSYYDYVYDQGGNRISYTSWYFKTGTATDLEAPLVSGSNLVDGATGIAVNSKLRFVLDEAVSPYSVAGSVHLRVNGVDVAGTAVLGSDNRTITFTPSSALAVNTEYSVVLDGLYDYIGNKLAPVTSHFTTAATATADTAGATVTITPASGASGISVNTPISFTFSEAIDPTTLDSGITVNASGYSGELAGTFARNGNVVTFSPLSPLPGNTTIYVYVNGVLDLAGNSNSYRSQSFTTGVGGDTTAPQLLSITPNDGALDVYGNNPIVLSFSESLNQSTVNSNSVGLFVNGSIVRPSISFSGDSRTVTLNYNLPASSVVTVLLTNDIKDLSGNRLADTAKVFATTATSDTTRPSIATALPGNGAYNVLSKNKVVLYSNEPLKGSSLQSALHVSQNGVLVNGTVQLIGDGRTLVYTPAQPWVKEAYIEVFLDSTAQDQSGNALNSFHSQFRIEEDPAQKAPYVVNLNFNYYYYYNNYNPNLPLNPVIDLQFNEALDPSTVNSSTLVLRDGYYGNEVPVTVSLLKGSRVVRLQPTDPLTANQYYYVGIRSGLKDAGGTTTEQASDYNWSFRTGDAEDGIAPKVTALSPADAATNVGINNRISIRFDEAVSPISFLGDDVDLPLAQVPNSDARYYSLSFSDNNRQVTYVPHEPWPADSDVTVTVDQAEDYAGHLVTPLSHTFHTANGPDTTAPTIEEWSFVSGATNVPVNAIFKVRLSEQVDPVSVNDSSFYLYDNVTGQHVAASRSVGADGRTLTLVPDQALAVGRSYYLYVYPVQDMNGNNVYGYRNFTTALAVDNAAPQVSGYSIDADQTGVPTNVQLQVQFDEPVSGLSLGGVELRKSGETIATTRELSGDRKTLSLKLQQPLLANTAYSLHVEGVEDLSGNVLAAPGDRSFTTGAGADLQGSSLQSYSPANGASGVGLNASMVLTFGDRLNPLAVNNDTIALYDTATGQRPSVSYSISADGKTVTLTPNALLTANRQYYVYISNWATLTDQAGNSINYTNWYFTAGAQ; from the coding sequence ATGAAAACACAGTTCGTTAAAGCCTTTTATACATGGGTGTTGATGTTGGGTCTTGCCATGACCGGAGAGTCGGCATTGGCCAATGTGCTGGATGAAAACTGTATCGTCAATATTCTCAATCGAACCGTGCAGGTCAGCAAGGACGGCGGCTGGTCGATGCCGAACGTGCCCTCGCAAATGGGCCGGGTCAGGGCGCGGGCCACGTGTACCATTCTCGGAGATACATTTTCCGGGGAAAGCGACTACTTCAACGTCGTGCAAAACAGCGTGGTCAACGTCCCGGACATCAAATTCGATAACATTGATCCGATTCCGGTAAGTTTGAAGGTCACCGAGCCTGCCGTCGAGACTTTATCCAGCCAAGGCGCGATTGCGCAGTTGAAAGTCGCCGCTACCTACCGCGACGGTACAGTCAAGGACGTGACCGCGTCCGGCAACGGTACCAACTACACCTCCAGTAACCCGGCTATCGTTAGCGTCAATACCGATGGTTTAGTCACGGCAGTATCCAGTGGCAGCGTATTGATTACTGCGCGCAAGGATGAAGTGGTTGCTTTCAAGCGCATCAACGTCGTGACGACCGGCGATGCCGATAACGACGGTCTGCCCGACGATTTTGAAATAGCCAACGGCTTAAACCCGAACGACCCATTGGATGCATTGGAAGATCCGGATAACGATGGTCTGACCACCAAGCAGGAGTATCAGGCTGGTACCAATTTTAAAGTGGCCGATAGCGACGGCGATGGTTTGATCGACGGCGTTGAAGTTTCCGGATCGAAGGGTTACGTTACCGATCCGTTGAAAGCCGACACAGACGGCGATGGCGTTAACGACAATGACGAAATCTTGGCCGGTTATAACCCCACCGATAAGTCCGACGGCGGCGGCCGCAGCTTCGTGGAGCTGGTTATTGCACCCGCTAACCCAACCATGACCTTCAATACGGTCTATAACGAGGCTAATCTGCAAGTCAAGGTTTCCGGTAAGCGTAGCGACGGCAGTTTGGTCGACCTTACTGCCAAATCGAGCGGTACTAGCTACAGCTCTAGTAATCTGAGTGTTGTCAGTTTTGGCGGCAAAGACGGCTTATTGTTTGCCGGCCAGTCCGGTACGGCGAATCTGACGGTGCGCAATAGCGGTTTGGAGAAAACCGTTACCGTCACCATCGGCACTTTCAATCCCACCGCGTTGGCGTCAATTAGTATCCCCGGCTATGCCAATAATGTTGACGTCGCCGGCGATTACGCCTACGTGGCGGCCGGCAGCAAGGGGCTGCAAATCGTCAACGTGTCCAATCGTTCCGCGCCCAGCATCGTCGGCAGTCTGGATACCGCCGGTACCGCAATCGACGTGCGTGTCGTCGGCAATGTGGTTTATTTAGCGGACGGCGATCACGGTTTGCAGGTCATCGACGTCACCGATCCGACCGCTCCGAGCCTTATTGCGTCTTACGAAACGGCCGGCATCGCCCAGGACGTCAAAATCGACAACCAGTTTGCCTACATTGCGGATGGCAATAACGGCCTGGAAATTGTTGACGTTCGTAAACCAAACCAACCTTTATTCGCCGGAGCCTTAAACGGTCTAGGCGAGGCAAAAGGGGTGGACGTGCAGGGTAATAGCGTAGTTGTTGTCGCCGGCAGTTCATTGCACGTGATTGACATCACCGACAAGGCTAATCCGGTCAAAAAAGGAAGCCTTGGTATCGGGCCGGTACAGGACGTTACTTTAAAAGACGGCTACGCTTACGTTGCCGCCTATTCTTCGGGTTGGAAAGTGGTTGACATTCGTGATGCCACGAATCCGGTTGCTGTAGCTGGCAACGCCAATTTCGTTCCCCGCGACATTGAATTGACTGACGGTTTCGCCTTTGCAGCGGAGCAGTTGTTTCCTAATGTGACCGCTTACGTCAACATTGAAGACCCCGAAAATGCGGTGTTCCAGGGTACCATCGACCTGTCGGGCCTCGGCGATTATGCCGGAACCGGTATTGCGTTGGATAGCAATTATGTTTATGTAACCGAGGAATCCTATGTAGTAAGTCAGGACTACGGCTCCAATGGTACGACGCGGTTGTTCATTGCTCAATACCGATTGACCGAAGACAAAGGTGGCGTTGCTCCCACCATAGAAATCACCGAACCGCCGCAAGATACTGTTGTCGTCGAGGGCAAGAAAGTGACGATAACTGCAAACGCCGACGACGATATCGGTGTGAAATCGGTATCGTTCCTGGTCAACGGGCAAGTGGTTTATACCGATACCTCGCGGCCCTATCAGTATCCGGTCACCGTACCCTTCGGCACGGTCGGCAGTACGATTTCCATTACCGCCAGGGCGGCGGATTTTGGCGGAAACCAGGAAACCACGCCGGTTTTAACCTTGACCGTACAAGCCGATACCGACCGTGACGGTTTGAGTGACGAACAGGAAGCTATTTTCGGATCGAACCCCGCGAATCCCGACACGGATGGCGATGGCATTAACGATGGCGACGAAGTCGATATGCATACGAGTCCGATCGATACCGACTCGGATGACGACGGCATCGTTGACGGTGTCGAGTTGCAGAAAGGTACTGACCCTCTGAATCCTGATGTTACGCCGCCGACGGTGAGTTCAACATCTCCAGCCAACGAAACGACAGACATTCCGGAAAATAACCCGATTATTGTTTCCTTTGGCGAAGCCCTGCAGGCCAAATCTATCAATACTGATTCGATTTCTGTTTATAAGGGCTTATTGGAAGGTGCAGCTAAAGTTGCCGGTCGAGTACGCTTGTCAAGTGACGGACTGCAATTGATTTTTACGCCTAGCGATATCCTTGATGATTACACGGAATATAAAGTCGTCGTCGATGGTGTCAGGGATCGCGCCGGCAATCCTATCGCGACGGCTTATACCTTTCATTACAAAACCGGCAACACGGTTGATACAACGCCGCCGACAGTTTTGGGGGTCGATCCGAATTCGAACAGCACCAATGTGCCGGTCAATGTCGTCATCGCAGTCCGCTTCAGCGAGCCGGTACATGCCGACTCGGTTAATGACCAATCCGTAACCGTTTACGACGATGTAACCGGTCAACCGGTGCTTGGCGTAGTAACCCTGAGCGGGGATGGGCAGAGTGCGACTTTCGTGCCGAACCGGGCTTTGGCGGTTGGGCGTCAACACCATATATACATGACCAACGTCATCAAGGATTTGTTTGGTAATCCGTTGAGTTCGGGTTACTACTATTTCACGACGTCCTTCGATAAAGACGCTACCGGACCGAAAATCACCGGTTACAGTGTGGATGCGGTTCAAAGCGGTGTACCGACGAATGCGGTACTGCAAGTGCAATTCGACGAGCCGGTGAGCGGTTTGAGCTTGGGCGGCGTGGAACTGCGTAAGAGTGGCGAAACGATTGCGACGACCCGCGAACTGAGCGGCGACCGCAAAACCCTGTCTTTGAAACTGCAGCAACCGCTATTGGCCAACACCGCTTACAGCCTGCATGTCGAAGGCGTGGAAGACCTGAGCGGCAACGTGTTGGCGGCGCCGGGCGATCGTAGTTTTACGACGGGCGCGGGTGCGGACTTGCAGTCGACCAGTGTGTTGCAGTACAGCCCGGCCAATAACGCCACCGGTGTTGGCTTGAACGCCGGCATCGTGGTCTCGTTTGCCGAGCGGATCAACCCGCTGTCGATCAACGGCGACAGCATCCGGCTGTACGATACCGTCACCGGCCAATACCCGGCGGTGACCAGCGCCATGAGCAGCGACGGCAAGACGCTGACGCTGACGCCGACGGCCGCCTTGGTGGCGAACCGCCAGTACTACGTCTACGTCTCGTACTATGACTATGTGTATGATCAGGGCGGTAACCGGATTAGCTATACCTCTTGGTATTTCAAAACCGGTACGGCCACCGATTTGGAAGCCCCACTGGTCAGCGGCAGCAACCTTGTCGACGGCGCCACCGGCATTGCCGTCAACAGCAAACTGCGTTTCGTACTTGACGAAGCCGTCAGCCCTTACAGTGTGGCAGGCAGTGTGCACCTGCGAGTCAACGGTGTCGATGTGGCCGGCACGGCCGTACTGGGTAGCGACAACCGTACCATTACCTTTACCCCAAGCAGCGCGTTGGCGGTTAATACCGAATACAGCGTAGTGCTGGACGGCCTCTATGATTACATCGGCAACAAATTGGCGCCGGTCACCAGTCACTTCACTACCGCCGCGACTGCTACCGCCGACACAGCGGGCGCCACGGTAACCATCACCCCGGCCAGCGGTGCGAGCGGTATCAGCGTTAACACGCCGATCAGCTTCACCTTTAGCGAAGCGATAGACCCGACTACCTTGGACAGTGGCATTACGGTCAATGCCAGCGGCTATAGCGGCGAGTTGGCGGGCACTTTTGCCCGCAACGGCAATGTCGTGACCTTCAGTCCGCTGTCGCCATTACCCGGCAATACAACGATCTACGTTTACGTCAACGGCGTATTGGATCTAGCCGGCAACAGCAACAGCTACCGGTCTCAATCCTTTACGACCGGTGTTGGCGGGGATACCACCGCGCCGCAACTGTTATCCATCACCCCGAACGACGGTGCGTTGGACGTCTATGGCAACAACCCGATCGTGTTGAGTTTCTCCGAGTCGCTGAACCAAAGCACGGTCAACAGCAACAGCGTGGGCCTGTTCGTCAACGGCAGCATTGTTCGGCCGTCGATCAGCTTCTCCGGCGATAGCCGTACCGTGACGCTGAACTACAACCTGCCGGCCTCTAGTGTGGTGACGGTCTTGTTGACCAACGACATCAAAGACCTGAGTGGCAACCGCTTGGCCGATACCGCGAAAGTTTTTGCGACAACAGCGACCAGCGATACCACGCGGCCCAGCATCGCCACGGCCTTGCCGGGCAATGGCGCCTACAACGTGCTGTCGAAAAACAAAGTCGTGCTGTACAGCAACGAACCGCTGAAAGGCAGCAGCCTGCAAAGTGCCTTGCACGTCTCGCAAAACGGCGTGTTGGTCAACGGCACGGTGCAACTGATCGGCGATGGCCGTACCCTGGTCTACACCCCGGCGCAACCTTGGGTGAAAGAAGCCTATATCGAAGTATTCCTGGACAGCACGGCGCAAGACCAGTCCGGCAATGCCTTGAACAGCTTCCATAGCCAATTCCGGATCGAGGAAGACCCGGCGCAGAAAGCACCGTATGTGGTGAACCTCAACTTCAATTACTACTACTATTACAACAATTACAATCCTAACCTGCCGTTGAACCCGGTCATCGACCTGCAGTTTAACGAAGCGCTGGATCCGAGTACCGTTAACAGTTCGACCTTGGTGCTGCGTGATGGTTACTATGGTAATGAAGTGCCGGTAACGGTCAGCTTGTTGAAAGGCAGTCGCGTGGTCCGTTTACAGCCGACAGACCCATTGACGGCCAACCAGTACTATTATGTTGGTATTCGTAGCGGTTTGAAGGATGCCGGCGGCACGACGACCGAGCAAGCCTCCGACTATAACTGGAGCTTTAGGACCGGTGATGCTGAAGACGGCATTGCACCGAAGGTCACGGCCTTGAGTCCGGCCGATGCAGCGACCAATGTTGGCATCAACAACCGGATCTCGATCCGCTTCGATGAAGCGGTCAGCCCGATCAGCTTCCTGGGCGATGATGTCGATCTGCCGTTGGCACAAGTACCTAATAGTGATGCCCGTTACTACTCGTTGAGCTTTAGTGACAACAACCGGCAAGTGACGTATGTACCGCATGAACCCTGGCCGGCGGATAGCGATGTCACGGTCACGGTGGATCAAGCAGAAGACTATGCCGGCCACTTGGTGACGCCATTGAGCCACACCTTCCATACTGCTAACGGTCCGGATACCACCGCACCGACCATAGAGGAATGGAGTTTTGTCTCTGGTGCCACCAATGTACCGGTCAATGCCATCTTCGAGGTGCGCTTGAGCGAACAGGTCGATCCGGTGTCGGTCAACGACAGTAGTTTCTACCTCTACGACAACGTTAAGGGCCAAAAGGTGGCAGCCAGTCATAGCGTGGGCGCCGATGGCCGAACTCTGACGCTGGTGCCGGATCAGGCCTTGGCGGTGGGACGTAGTTATTACCTTTATGTTTACCCTGTTCAGGACATGAACGGTAATAACGTTTATGGCTATCGCAACTTCACCACGGCGCTGGCGGTCGACAATGCTGCGCCGCAAGTGAGTGGTTACAGTATCGATGCCGATCAAATGGGTGTGCCGACCAACGTGCAGTTGCAAGTGCAATTCGACGAGCCGGTGAGCGGTTTGAGCTTGGGCGGCGTGGAACTGCGTAAGAGTGGCGAAACGATTGCGACGACCCGCGAACTGAGCGGCGACCGCAAAACCCTGTCTTTGAAACTGCAGCAACCGCTATTGGCCAACACCGCTTACAGCCTGCATGTCGAAGGCGTGGAAGACCTGAGCGGCAACGTGTTGGCGGCGCCGGGCGATCGTAGTTTTACGACGGGCGCGGGTGCGGACTTGCAGTCGACCAGTGTGTTGCAGTACAGCCCGGCCAATAACGCCACCGGTGTTGGCTTGAACGCCGGCATCGTGGTCTCGTTTGCCGAGCGGATCAACCCGCTGTCGATCAACGGCGACAGCATCCGGCTGTACGATACCGTCACCGGCCAATACCCGGCGGTGACCAGCGCCATGAGCAGCGACGGCAAGACGCTGACGCTGACGCCGACGGCCGCCTTGGTGGCGAACCGCCAGTACTACGTCTACGTCTCGTACTATGACTATGTGTATGATCAGGGCGGTAACCGGATTAGCTATACCTCTTGGTATTTCAAAACCGGTACGGCCACCGATTTGGAAGCCCCACTGGTCAGCGGCAGCAACCTTGTCGACGGCGCCACCGGCATTGCCGTCAACAGCAAACTGCGTTTCGTACTTGACGAAGCCGTCAGCCCTTACAGTGTGGCAGGCAGTGTGCACCTGCGAGTCAACGGTGTCGATGTGGCCGGCACGGCCGTACTGGGTAGCGACAACCGTACCATTACCTTTACCCCAAGCAGCGCGTTGGCGGTTAATACCGAATACAGCGTAGTGCTGGACGGCCTCTATGATTACATCGGCAACAAATTGGCGCCGGTCACCAGTCACTTCACTACCGCCGCGACTGCTACCGCCGACACAGCGGGCGCCACGGTAACCATCACCCCGGCCAGCGGTGCGAGCGGTATCAGCGTTAACACGCCGATCAGCTTCACCTTTAGCGAAGCGATAGACCCGACTACCTTGGACAGTGGCATTACGGTCAATGCCAGCGGCTATAGCGGCGAGTTGGCGGGCACTTTTGCCCGCAACGGCAATGTCGTGACCTTCAGTCCGCTGTCGCCATTACCCGGCAATACAACGATCTACGTTTACGTCAACGGCGTATTGGATCTAGCCGGCAACAGCAACAGCTACCGGTCTCAATCCTTTACGACCGGTGTTGGCGGGGATACCACCGCGCCGCAACTGTTATCCATCACCCCGAACGACGGTGCGTTGGACGTCTATGGCAACAACCCGATCGTGTTGAGTTTCTCCGAGTCGCTGAACCAAAGCACGGTCAACAGCAACAGCGTGGGCCTGTTCGTCAACGGCAGCATTGTTCGGCCGTCGATCAGCTTCTCCGGCGATAGCCGTACCGTGACGCTGAACTACAACCTGCCGGCCTCTAGTGTGGTGACGGTCTTGTTGACCAACGACATCAAAGACCTGAGTGGCAACCGCTTGGCCGATACCGCGAAAGTTTTTGCGACAACAGCGACCAGCGATACCACGCGGCCCAGCATCGCCACGGCCTTGCCGGGCAATGGCGCCTACAACGTGCTGTCGAAAAACAAAGTCGTGCTGTACAGCAACGAACCGCTGAAAGGCAGCAGCCTGCAAAGTGCCTTGCACGTCTCGCAAAACGGCGTGTTGGTCAACGGCACGGTGCAACTGATCGGCGATGGCCGTACCCTGGTCTACACCCCGGCGCAACCTTGGGTGAAAGAAGCCTATATCGAAGTATTCCTGGACAGCACGGCGCAAGACCAGTCCGGCAATGCCTTGAACAGCTTCCATAGCCAATTCCGGATCGAGGAAGACCCGGCGCAGAAAGCACCGTATGTGGTGAACCTCAACTTCAATTACTACTACTATTACAACAATTACAATCCTAACCTGCCGTTGAACCCGGTCATCGACCTGCAGTTTAACGAAGCGCTGGATCCGAGTACCGTTAACAGTTCGACCTTGGTGCTGCGTGATGGTTACTATGGTAATGAAGTGCCGGTAACGGTCAGCTTGTTGAAAGGCAGTCGCGTGGTCCGTTTACAGCCGACAGACCCATTGACGGCCAACCAGTACTATTATGTTGGTATTCGTAGCGGTTTGAAGGATGCCGGCGGCACGACGACCGAGCAAGCCTCCGACTATAACTGGAGCTTTAGGACCGGTGATGCTGAAGACGGCATTGCACCGAAGGTCACGGCCTTGAGTCCGGCCGATGCAGCGACCAATGTTGGCATCAACAACCGGATCTCGATCCGCTTCGATGAAGCGGTCAGCCCGATCAGCTTCCTGGGCGATGATGTCGATCTGCCGTTGGCACAAGTACCTAATAGTGATGCCCGTTACTACTCGTTGAGCTTTAGTGACAACAACCGGCAAGTGACGTATGTACCGCATGAACCCTGGCCGGCGGATAGCGATGTCACGGTCACGGTGGATCAAGCAGAAGACTATGCCGGCCACTTGGTGACGCCATTGAGCCACACCTTCCATACTGCTAACGGTCCGGATACCACCGCACCGACCATAGAGGAATGGAGTTTTGTCTCTGGTGCCACCAATGTACCGGTCAATGCCATCTTCAAGGTGCGCTTGAGCGAACAGGTCGATCCGGTGTCGGTCAACGACAGTAGTTTCTACCTCTACGACAACGTTACGGGTCAACATGTAGCAGCCAGTCGCAGCGTGGGCGCTGATGGTCGAACCTTGACGCTGGTGCCGGATCAAGCCTTGGCGGTGGGACGTAGTTATTACCTTTATGTTTACCCTGTTCAGGACATGAACGGTAATAACGTTTATGGCTATCGCAACTTCACCACGGCGCTGGCGGTCGACAATGCTGCGCCGCAAGTGAGTGGTTACAGTATCGATGCCGATCAAACGGGTGTGCCGACCAACGTGCAGTTGCAAGTGCAATTCGACGAGCCGGTGAGCGGTTTGAGCTTGGGCGGCGTGGAACTGCGTAAGAGTGGCGAAACGATTGCGACGACCCGCGAACTGAGCGGCGACCGCAAAACCCTGTCTTTGAAACTGCAGCAACCGCTATTGGCCAACACCGCTTACAGCCTGCATGTCGAAGGCGTGGAAGACCTGAGCGGCAACGTGTTGGCGGCGCCGGGCGATCGTAGTTTTACGACGGGCGCGGGTGCGGACTTGCAGGGCAGCAGCCTGCAATCCTACAGTCCGGCGAATGGCGCGAGCGGTGTGGGCTTGAACGCCAGCATGGTCTTAACGTTCGGGGACCGTCTCAATCCGCTGGCGGTGAACAACGATACGATTGCGTTATATGACACGGCGACGGGCCAGCGGCCGAGCGTGAGCTACAGCATCAGCGCGGACGGTAAAACCGTGACGCTGACGCCGAACGCGTTGCTGACGGCCAACCGGCAATATTACGTGTACATCTCGAACTGGGCAACCTTAACCGACCAGGCGGGGAACTCGATTAACTATACCAATTGGTACTTTACCGCCGGTGCTCAATAG
- a CDS encoding DDE-type integrase/transposase/recombinase — translation MLALQESHGLIGEVLNAWCRERGVFAHQLIQWKSDFCTVTRTASGRDDSLTLRSLKAENQRLERELNRKDKALAEAAALLILQIPTRGTRKGPGAVGGRGRMTSLQPRQHLIESVAEATMAGARQDQACAVLGLSSRTLQRWQAGKALGEDRRPLRQYTPPQALTEAERTHILTVVNSVEFADCPPSQIVPRLADQGIYLGSESMIYRILKVARQLKHRRSERPSQPRTKPKALSATAPKQLYSWDITYLPTAIKGQFYYLYLFLDIFSRQIVGRQVFAEESSHYASELLRDIVGREGLQPGQVILHSDNGSHIPTGHK, via the coding sequence TTGCTGGCCCTTCAGGAAAGTCATGGTTTGATCGGTGAAGTGCTGAATGCCTGGTGTCGGGAGCGTGGCGTATTTGCCCATCAACTTATCCAGTGGAAAAGTGATTTCTGCACCGTTACCCGCACTGCTTCAGGACGTGATGACAGCCTGACCTTGCGCAGCCTGAAAGCCGAGAATCAACGCCTGGAACGCGAACTCAACCGTAAGGACAAGGCCCTGGCTGAAGCCGCTGCCTTGCTGATCCTGCAAATACCCACACGGGGCACTAGAAAAGGTCCGGGCGCTGTTGGCGGGCGAGGTCGAATGACATCCCTTCAGCCGCGCCAACACCTGATTGAATCCGTCGCCGAAGCGACCATGGCCGGTGCCCGCCAAGACCAAGCCTGTGCGGTGTTGGGCTTAAGTTCGCGCACCTTGCAGCGCTGGCAAGCCGGTAAAGCCCTGGGCGAAGACCGGCGACCGCTGCGGCAATACACGCCACCGCAGGCGTTGACCGAGGCCGAGCGCACCCACATTTTGACCGTGGTCAATTCCGTTGAATTTGCGGATTGCCCACCCAGCCAGATTGTTCCGCGCCTGGCAGATCAGGGCATTTATCTGGGCTCTGAATCGATGATCTATCGCATTCTAAAAGTCGCCCGGCAACTGAAACACCGCCGCAGTGAACGCCCTAGCCAGCCTCGCACCAAGCCCAAAGCCTTAAGTGCGACGGCACCGAAACAACTTTACAGTTGGGACATTACCTATCTGCCGACCGCCATCAAAGGCCAGTTCTACTATCTCTACCTGTTCCTCGATATTTTCAGTCGCCAGATCGTCGGCAGGCAGGTGTTTGCAGAAGAAAGCAGCCACTACGCCAGCGAGCTGTTGCGGGATATTGTTGGGCGCGAAGGTCTACAACCTGGGCAAGTCATCCTGCATTCCGATAACGGTAGCCACATACCCACAGGGCACAAGTGA
- a CDS encoding transposase produces the protein MITPKKQYSDEFREQALAKVYNRGTRTIQDIADESNLSIHTLKTWMSQTAPTDIPKPNPAKRPQD, from the coding sequence ATGATTACCCCGAAAAAGCAGTATTCTGACGAGTTCAGAGAGCAAGCCCTGGCGAAAGTCTACAATCGTGGAACACGAACCATTCAAGACATTGCCGACGAATCTAACCTCAGCATACATACCTTAAAAACCTGGATGAGCCAAACAGCACCGACCGATATTCCAAAACCCAATCCGGCCAAACGTCCCCAAGATTGA